The proteins below come from a single Candidatus Methylomirabilota bacterium genomic window:
- a CDS encoding formate--tetrahydrofolate ligase, which produces MPTSTRPIADIARELGLAEEEWLPYGRDKAKVLLPALHARSAVPDGKLVVVSAITPTPAGDGKTTMTIGLGQALWRVGARPVIALREPSIGPTLGMKGGGTGGGRSQVVPMEDINLHFTGDFHAVTSAHNLLAAAVDNHLHHGNALGMDVRQVLWRRVLDVNDRALRNVVVGLGGRMDGVPREAGFLITPASEIMAAMCLAEDLSDLKARLGRMLVALKPDGTAVLADELKVTGAMAALLRDAVHPNLVQTMEGTPALVHGGPFGNIAHGCNSVVATRMALKLGDICLTEAGFATDLGAEKFFDIKCRLAGLRPDAAMIVATARAFKYHGGVPLPELGKENVEALVRGLDNLDAHVACVRQFKVPVLVGLNRYPTDTEREYQAVLDRCGRLGVQAYVADVFGRGGEGGEDLARGLLKLLETERSAFAPLYPLDASVKAKLETIATRIYGADGVEYPKKVDRQIAQAEALGYGRLPVCVAKTQRSLSDDPTLLNRPRGFRITINDLRIS; this is translated from the coding sequence ATGCCGACCTCGACCCGACCGATCGCTGACATCGCCCGCGAGCTGGGGCTCGCGGAGGAGGAATGGCTGCCGTATGGCCGCGACAAGGCCAAGGTGCTGCTGCCGGCGCTCCACGCCCGGAGCGCCGTGCCTGACGGCAAGCTCGTCGTGGTTTCGGCGATCACCCCGACGCCTGCCGGCGACGGCAAGACCACGATGACGATCGGTCTCGGCCAGGCGCTGTGGCGTGTGGGCGCGCGGCCCGTCATCGCGCTCCGCGAGCCTTCGATAGGTCCCACGCTCGGCATGAAGGGTGGCGGCACGGGCGGCGGCCGCTCCCAGGTCGTGCCCATGGAGGACATCAACCTTCACTTCACGGGCGACTTCCACGCGGTCACCTCCGCCCACAATCTCCTCGCCGCCGCCGTGGACAATCACCTCCACCACGGCAACGCGCTCGGCATGGACGTGCGCCAGGTGCTGTGGCGGCGCGTACTGGACGTCAACGACCGAGCGCTCCGCAACGTGGTCGTGGGGCTTGGCGGCCGAATGGACGGCGTGCCGCGCGAGGCGGGTTTCCTCATCACCCCCGCCTCGGAGATCATGGCGGCGATGTGCCTGGCCGAGGATCTGAGCGATCTGAAGGCGCGACTCGGCCGCATGCTGGTGGCGCTCAAGCCCGACGGCACGGCCGTCCTCGCCGACGAGCTCAAGGTCACGGGTGCCATGGCGGCCTTGCTCCGCGACGCCGTCCACCCGAACCTCGTCCAGACCATGGAGGGGACGCCGGCCCTCGTCCATGGCGGGCCCTTCGGCAATATCGCCCACGGCTGCAACTCCGTCGTCGCGACGCGCATGGCGCTCAAGCTCGGCGACATCTGCCTCACCGAGGCCGGCTTCGCGACCGACCTCGGCGCCGAAAAGTTCTTCGACATCAAGTGCCGGCTGGCTGGGCTCCGGCCCGACGCGGCCATGATCGTGGCGACGGCGCGCGCGTTCAAGTACCACGGCGGCGTGCCGTTGCCCGAGCTGGGCAAGGAGAACGTGGAGGCGCTCGTCCGCGGCCTCGACAACCTCGACGCCCACGTCGCCTGCGTCCGCCAGTTCAAGGTGCCGGTGCTGGTCGGGCTCAACCGCTACCCGACCGACACCGAGCGCGAGTACCAGGCCGTCCTCGACCGCTGCGGCAGGCTCGGAGTGCAGGCCTACGTGGCGGATGTCTTCGGCAGGGGCGGGGAAGGGGGCGAGGACCTCGCGCGTGGGCTCCTCAAGCTCCTCGAGACCGAGCGCTCGGCCTTCGCGCCGCTCTACCCGCTCGACGCCTCCGTGAAGGCCAAGCTGGAGACCATCGCCACCCGCATCTACGGCGCGGACGGAGTCGAATACCCGAAGAAGGTGGACCGTCAGATCGCTCAGGCCGAGGCGCTCGGCTACGGCCGGTTGCCCGTCTGCGTGGCCAAGACCCAGCGGTCGCTGTCCGACGACCCGACCCTGCTCAACCGGCCGCGCGGTTTCCGGATCACGATCAACGACCTGCGGATCTC
- a CDS encoding thioesterase family protein: MPSVTHIRVRYKDTDTMSVVYYGNYLTYFEVARVEYLRQRDLPMSEVDKRIHMPVVEAFVKYVKPAKLDDLLEVSSRVSLRKRASFTFSYEIRNEAKELVATGFTRHACCDPATAKMIALPDWLKEIMPDADLDPTDR; the protein is encoded by the coding sequence ATGCCCTCGGTGACCCACATTCGCGTCCGCTACAAGGACACCGACACCATGTCGGTCGTCTACTACGGCAACTACCTGACCTACTTCGAGGTCGCCCGCGTCGAGTACCTGAGGCAGAGGGACCTGCCGATGTCCGAGGTGGACAAGCGCATCCACATGCCCGTCGTGGAGGCCTTCGTGAAGTACGTCAAGCCCGCCAAGCTCGACGACCTTCTCGAGGTCAGCTCGCGCGTCAGCCTGCGCAAGCGGGCGAGCTTCACCTTCTCGTACGAGATCAGGAACGAGGCCAAGGAGCTCGTGGCCACGGGGTTCACGCGGCACGCCTGCTGTGACCCCGCCACGGCCAAGATGATCGCGCTGCCCGACTGGCTCAAGGAGATCATGCCGGATGCCGACCTCGACCCGACCGATCGCTGA
- a CDS encoding cupin domain-containing protein → MSETVLSMGHMPMEAVHADDRPWETLRWPGQWSKMLFHPRPERPTEPNAGLVRYEPGSHHPFHTHDFAQVWYILEGEFEIGETMYGPGTMLFYPDPHFEPPLVTKTGGLMLFCQYQGPTTQGRPIYDGRFNMTARKSVAEENVDI, encoded by the coding sequence ATGAGCGAGACGGTGCTAAGCATGGGACACATGCCGATGGAGGCGGTTCACGCCGACGACCGGCCGTGGGAGACGCTGCGCTGGCCCGGCCAGTGGAGCAAGATGCTGTTCCACCCGCGCCCCGAGCGCCCCACCGAGCCCAACGCCGGCCTCGTGCGCTACGAGCCCGGCTCCCACCACCCCTTCCACACGCACGACTTCGCACAGGTCTGGTACATCCTCGAGGGCGAGTTCGAAATCGGGGAGACGATGTACGGGCCCGGGACGATGCTCTTCTACCCCGACCCGCACTTCGAGCCGCCGCTCGTGACGAAGACCGGCGGGCTGATGCTCTTCTGCCAGTACCAGGGGCCGACAACGCAGGGCCGCCCGATCTACGACGGCCGCTTCAACATGACCGCCCGCAAATCCGTCGCCGAGGAAAACGTCGACATCTGA
- a CDS encoding AAA family ATPase codes for MARDEPAGAGAPAEGGDLDSHEWAIQRRIDDVFAKLGEKFGDLSGRVVVRIKPETTFAQIGGLREAKSIVRSFATALTDPELYRKWGITPPKGVLLYGPPGTGKSLLARALATETSSVFYHLKLMNLTSKFGPNTGELLQEILAVAKEQGKGVLFLDEANALSLEHLLPPAQAREASARLVAALCEKLDALDDFSRMLAIGSTSRTDSVDASLVAPGRLDRLVEVTLPDGPDQQEILELARKRAEGNAGRTLFAALDYRSLLPPMGGMSGAELSEINRRALEQKVHAAGQGQDNGLVTTQDLLQQIDRYRRTREMVEKIRYGQYL; via the coding sequence ATGGCCCGGGACGAGCCCGCGGGCGCCGGCGCGCCGGCGGAAGGCGGGGACCTCGACAGTCACGAGTGGGCCATCCAGCGCCGCATCGACGACGTCTTCGCCAAGCTCGGGGAAAAGTTCGGGGATCTCTCCGGGCGCGTGGTGGTGCGGATCAAGCCCGAGACGACGTTTGCCCAGATCGGAGGGCTCCGCGAGGCCAAGAGCATCGTGCGGAGCTTCGCGACGGCGCTGACCGACCCCGAGCTCTACCGCAAGTGGGGCATCACGCCGCCCAAGGGCGTCCTGCTCTACGGCCCGCCCGGTACGGGCAAGTCGCTGCTGGCCCGCGCGCTCGCCACCGAGACGAGCTCGGTCTTCTACCACCTCAAGCTGATGAACCTGACCTCCAAGTTCGGCCCGAACACCGGCGAGCTGCTGCAGGAGATCCTCGCCGTCGCGAAGGAGCAGGGCAAGGGCGTGCTCTTCCTCGACGAGGCCAACGCGCTGTCGCTCGAGCACCTGCTCCCGCCCGCGCAGGCGCGGGAGGCCTCCGCGCGCCTGGTGGCGGCGCTCTGCGAAAAGCTCGATGCCCTCGACGACTTCTCGCGGATGCTCGCCATCGGCTCCACGAGCCGCACGGACTCGGTCGACGCCTCGCTGGTCGCCCCGGGTCGTCTTGATCGCCTCGTCGAGGTGACGCTGCCGGACGGTCCCGACCAGCAGGAGATCCTCGAACTGGCGCGGAAACGCGCCGAGGGCAACGCGGGGCGCACCCTCTTCGCGGCCCTCGACTACCGCTCGCTCTTGCCCCCGATGGGCGGCATGAGCGGCGCCGAGCTTTCTGAAATCAACCGGCGGGCGCTCGAGCAGAAGGTCCACGCGGCGGGGCAGGGGCAGGACAACGGGCTCGTCACGACGCAAGATCTCCTCCAGCAGATCGACCGCTACCGCCGCACGCGGGAGATGGTCGAGAAGATCCGCTACGGACAGTACCTCTAA
- a CDS encoding bifunctional nuclease family protein, giving the protein MARLARVPHVGLPLLIAAALAAAPACLPAQTPAPAGPQEAGPQEAGVVGLFLDSASLQPTVILQGLRDRRSFGMAIGAAEATGIVYPLENRVPPRPLTHDLFLTLFGRLKVTVTRVVITDLKDGIYYATVFLDAGGKEMQLDARPSDAIALAIRAKAPVLVEDRVFDKSELLPGPSPAPRI; this is encoded by the coding sequence ATGGCGAGGCTCGCACGGGTGCCGCACGTCGGACTGCCGCTCCTCATTGCCGCCGCGCTCGCCGCCGCGCCCGCGTGCCTGCCCGCGCAGACGCCCGCGCCCGCCGGCCCGCAGGAGGCCGGCCCGCAAGAGGCCGGAGTAGTCGGGCTCTTCCTCGATTCCGCGAGCCTCCAGCCCACCGTGATCCTGCAGGGCCTCCGCGACCGCCGGAGCTTCGGCATGGCGATCGGCGCGGCGGAGGCAACCGGTATCGTCTATCCTCTCGAGAATCGCGTTCCGCCGCGACCGCTGACCCACGATCTCTTCCTGACGCTCTTCGGCCGGCTCAAGGTCACGGTCACTCGCGTGGTCATCACGGATCTCAAGGACGGGATCTACTACGCCACTGTGTTCCTCGACGCGGGCGGCAAGGAGATGCAGCTCGACGCGCGCCCGTCCGACGCCATCGCGCTCGCGATCCGCGCCAAGGCGCCGGTGCTCGTCGAGGACCGCGTGTTCGACAAGTCCGAGCTTCTGCCGGGTCCGTCCCCGGCGCCGCGCATCTAG
- a CDS encoding MFS transporter: protein MIRGLDLVANGPFARATLTSFFFMSSLSCFILLPLYVHRLGGTEAEIGLVQGVYSAAGIVCQPVIGLWLDRVGRRFFMTLGVSLLIVSSAAFLVLHSLALLAALRVVQGLGFSAFFVANYLHVVDLVPVERRGWALGIYGASGFLGTALAPVAGEIIVNRLGFHWLFALSVLLGGVSACLVVTTRGIRPPTLGDGPGIGSLRAGLAEVFRLHMALTFFFGLGTGVMFTFVPTFGEGLGVHSVSLFYTAYAIAAVGVRVGGGNLIDTRGRRATIIPSMFVQAASAALLTAMALLVQPHMTAPVVPFLFLAGLLAGGAHGFLYPALAALLMDVTPEARRGGVVGIFSAVFLVGNALGSIVFGYLAHGLGYGVMWSTLTFLLAAGFLLSFRLRVGHAVKASHAI, encoded by the coding sequence GTGATCCGCGGGCTCGATCTCGTCGCCAACGGGCCCTTCGCGCGGGCGACGCTCACGAGCTTCTTCTTCATGTCGAGCCTCAGCTGTTTCATCCTCCTGCCGCTGTACGTCCACCGACTGGGCGGGACGGAGGCCGAGATCGGCCTGGTCCAGGGCGTCTACAGCGCCGCCGGCATCGTCTGCCAGCCCGTGATCGGACTCTGGCTCGATCGTGTCGGCCGCCGTTTTTTCATGACGCTCGGCGTGTCCCTGCTTATCGTCTCCTCCGCCGCCTTCCTGGTGCTCCACTCGCTGGCGCTGCTGGCCGCGCTCCGCGTCGTCCAGGGGCTGGGCTTCTCGGCCTTTTTCGTCGCGAACTACCTGCACGTGGTGGACCTCGTGCCGGTGGAGCGCCGGGGCTGGGCGCTCGGCATCTACGGCGCCTCCGGCTTCCTCGGCACCGCGCTCGCTCCCGTCGCGGGGGAGATCATCGTGAACCGCCTGGGTTTCCACTGGCTCTTCGCGCTGTCAGTGCTGCTGGGCGGCGTTTCGGCCTGCCTCGTGGTTACGACCCGCGGGATCCGCCCGCCGACATTGGGCGATGGACCGGGGATCGGCTCGCTGCGCGCGGGGCTGGCCGAGGTCTTTCGGCTGCACATGGCGCTGACCTTCTTCTTCGGGCTCGGGACGGGCGTCATGTTCACCTTCGTGCCGACCTTCGGCGAGGGCTTGGGCGTCCACAGCGTCAGCCTCTTCTACACCGCCTACGCCATCGCGGCGGTGGGAGTGCGCGTGGGTGGCGGGAACCTCATCGACACGCGCGGGCGGCGCGCGACCATCATCCCCTCCATGTTCGTGCAAGCTGCCTCCGCAGCGCTGCTGACCGCCATGGCGCTCCTGGTGCAGCCGCACATGACCGCGCCCGTCGTGCCGTTTCTCTTCCTGGCCGGGCTGCTGGCGGGCGGCGCCCACGGCTTCCTCTACCCGGCGCTCGCGGCGCTCCTGATGGACGTGACCCCGGAGGCCCGGCGGGGAGGCGTGGTCGGCATCTTCAGCGCGGTCTTTCTCGTTGGCAACGCGCTGGGGTCCATCGTCTTCGGCTACCTCGCTCACGGCCTGGGATACGGCGTCATGTGGAGCACGCTGACGTTCCTGCTGGCGGCTGGTTTCCTCCTCTCCTTCCGGCTCCGCGTTGGCCACGCAGTCAAGGCGTCCCATGCGATTTGA